The following are from one region of the Nicotiana tabacum cultivar K326 chromosome 3, ASM71507v2, whole genome shotgun sequence genome:
- the LOC107804385 gene encoding UDP-galactose/UDP-glucose transporter 5B — MTEPPSPPLKDNKVLKGVFAVGGILSTLVIYGILQEKIMRVPYGPNKDYFIYSLFLVFCNRITTSAVSAGVLLASKKALDPVAPIHKYCIVSMSNILTTTCQYEALKYVSFPVQTLAKCAKMIPVMIWGTIIMQKKYKGQDYFFAFIVTLGCSLFILYPAEGDISPYSRGRESTIWGVSLMMGYLGFDGFTSTFQDKLFKGYDMGIHTQIFYTTVCSCLLSFTGLIMQGNLLMAIDFVSRHHDCFFDIALLSTVATASQFFISYTIRTFGALTFATIMTTRQLVSILLSCLWFAHPLSWEQCVGAVIVFGALYARSFLNNKKKPLTLDNTENRASSPPKGNP, encoded by the exons ATGACGGAGCCACCATCGCCGCCGTTGAAGGACAACAAGGTGCTCAAAGGAGTTTTTGCAGTGGGTGGAATCTTGTCTACTCTCGTCATCTACGGAATCTTACAG GAAAAGATCATGAGAGTGCCCTATGGCCCAAATAAAGACTATTTTATATACTCATTATTTCTTGTCTTTTGCAATCGGATTACCACATCTGCAGTCTCTGCTGGAGTTTTACTG GCAAGTAAGAAGGCATTGGACCCAGTAGCTCCAATCCATAAGTATTGTATTGTTTCCATGTCTAACATCCTCACAACAACTTGTCAGTACGAG GCTCTCAAATATGTCAGCTTTCCAGTTCAAACTCTGGCAAAATGTGCCAAAATGATACCTGTAATG ATCTGGGGCACTATCATCATGCAAAAGAAGTACAAAGGACAGGACTATTTCTTTGCATTCATAGTCACACTTGGCTGTTCATTATTTATTCTGTATCCG GCAGAAGGTGATATTAGCCCTTACAGTAGAGGAAGGGAAAGCACCATTTGGGGAGTTTCTCTTATGATGGGTTATCTTGG GTTTGATGGATTTACGAGCACGTTCCAGGATAAACTTTTTAAAGGCTATGACATGGGAATACACACTCAGATATTCTACACAACTGTCTGTTCTTGTCTTCTTAGTTTCACTG GTCTAATCATGCAAGGCAATCTTCTCATGGCAATTGATTTTGTATCTCGCCATCATGATTGTTTCTTTGACATTGCTCTGCTTTCGACT gtagCAACAGCTAGTCAATTCTTTATCTCGTACACAATCCGCACATTTGGTGCTCTAACCTTTGCCACCATAATGACCACAAGACAG TTGGTGAGCATTTTGCTGTCTTGCTTGTGGTTTGCTCATCCCCTCAGCTGGGAGCAATGCGTAGGAGCT GTTATTGTCTTTGGGGCCCTTTATGCGAGAAgctttttaaataataaaaagaaaccATTAACATTGGACAACACGGAAAATAGAGCTTCAAGTCCACCAAAAGGGAATCCATAA